Part of the Pelmatolapia mariae isolate MD_Pm_ZW linkage group LG3_W, Pm_UMD_F_2, whole genome shotgun sequence genome is shown below.
TCTCACTACAACATCTGCCCCCTTAACTGACACATCTCTTCCTGTTATTGCAACATCGGGTTCAACATCTACCACAACTGACACTGACACAactacatctcttcctctcacaaCAACATCCGGCTCCTTAACTACCACATCAGACCAAGTAACTGCATCGTTTCCTCTTACTACAACATATGGCCCCTTCACTACCACATCTCTTCCTGTCACAACAACATCAGGACCAAATTCTACCGAATCTGGCACCTTCACTACCACATCGGACCCTGTCAGAACTTCATCTCATCCTCCTAGTACAACATCTGGCCCAACTTCAACCACATCTGGCCCCTTGACTACCACATCGAACCCTGTCACAACTATATTGCTTCCTATTTCTACAACAACTGGCCACTTCACTACCACACCAGACCCTGTCACTAACAAATCTGGAACAACTTCTACCACATCTGGCACCTTCACTACCACATCGACCCTTGTCACAACTACATCTAATCCTCTCACTACAACATCTGGCCCCGTAACTAACACATCACCTCCTGTTATTGCGACATCTGGCTCAACATCTAGCACATCTGACGCATTCACTACCATATCGGACACTGTCACAactacatctcttcctctcacaaCAACATCTGACCCCTTCACTACCACATCAGACCCAGTCACAACTACATCCCTTCCTCTCACTACAACATCTGCCCCCTTAACTAACACATCTCTTTCTGTTACTGCGACATCTGGCTCAACACCTAGCATATTTGACACCTTCACTACCACATCAGACCAAGTAACTACATCGTTTCCTCTTACTACAACATCTGGCACCTTCACTAAcacatctcttcctctcacGACAACATCTGACCCCTTCACTACCACATCAGACCCGGTCACAACTACATCTCTTCCTCCTACTACAACATCTGGCCCCTTCACAACTACATCTCTTCCTCCTACTACAACATCTGGCCCAACTTCAACCACATCTGGCCCCTTCACTAAcacatctcttcctctcacGACAACATCTGGACCAATTTCTACCATATCTGGCCCCTTCACTACCATATCGGACACTGTCACAactacatctcttcctctcacaaCAACATCTGGCCCATTCACTGCCACATCGGACCGAGTCAAAACTACAGCTCTTCCTCTCACTACAACATCTGCCCCCGTAACTaacacatcacttcctgttattGCGAAATCTGGCTCAACTTCTACCACATCTGGCCCCTTCACTACCATATCGGACACTGTCACAactacatctcttcctctcacaaCAACATCTGGCCCACTCACTGCCACATCGGACCAAGTCAAAACTACAGCTCTTCCTCTCACTACAACATCTGCCCCCGTAACTaacacatcacttcctgttattGCGACATCTGGCTCAACATCTAGCACATCTGACGCATTCACTACCATATCGGACACTGTCACAACTACATCTCTTCCTCTTACAACAACATCTGGCCCCTTCACTACCGCATCAGACCCGGTCACAACTACATCCCTTCCTCTCACTACAACATCTGCCCACTTAACCAACACATCTCTTTCTGTTACTGCGACATCTGGACCAACTTCTACCAAATCTGGCACCTTCACTACCACATCGGACCCTGTCACGACTACATCTCTTCCTCTTACCACCACATCTGTCAGCTTCACTACCACATCGAACCCTGTAACAACTACATTGCTTCCTATTTCTACAGCAACTGGCCACTTCACTACCACATCGGAGCCCGTCACTAACAAATCTGGAACAACTTCTACCACATCTGGCCCCTTCACTACCACATCGAACCCTGTCACAACTACATCGCTTCCTATTTCTACAACAGCTGGCCATTTCACTACCACATCAGACCCTGTCACTAACAAATCTGGAACACCTTCTACCACATCTGGCCCCTTCACTACCACATCGAACCCTGTAACAACTACATTGCTTCGTATTTCTACAACAGCTGGCCATTTCACTACCACATCTCTTCCTCTCAATAAAACATCTGGACCAACTTCTACCAGATCTGACCCCTTCACTACCACATCGAACCTTGTCACAACTACATCTAATCCTCTCACTACAACATCTGCCCCTTTAACTAACACATCTCTTTCTGTTACTGCGACATCTGGCTCAACAGCTAGCATATCTGACACCTTCACTACCACATCAGACCAGGTAACTACATCGTTTCCTCTTACTACAACATCTGGCCCATTCACTAAcacatctcttcctctcacGACAACATCTGCACCAACTTCGACCAAATCTGGACCCTTCACTACCACATCGAACCCGGTCACAACTACAATGCTTCCTCTTACTACAACATCTGGCCCCATCAATACCACATCTATTCCTCTCACAACTACATCTGGACCAACTTCCACCAAATCTGGCCCCTTCACTACCAAATCAGACCCTCTCAGAACTTCATCTCTTCCTCCTACTACAACATCTGGCCCAAATTCAACCACATCTGGCCCCTTCACTACCACATTGAACACTGTGACAACTACATCTGGACCAACTTCTACCAAATCTGGTGCCTTCACTACCACATCGGAGACTGTCACAACTACATCTCTCCCTCTCACTACAACATCTGCCCCCTTAACTGACACATCTCTTCCTGTTATTGCAACATCGGGTTCAACATCTACCACAACTGACACCGACACAACTacctctcttcctctcacaaCAACATCCGGCTCCTTAACTACCACATCAGACCAAGTAACTGCATTGCTTCCTCTTACTACAACATATGGCCCCTTCACTACCACATCTCTTCCTGTCACAACAAGATCAGGACCAAATTCTACCGAATCTGGCACCTTCACTACCACATCGGACCCTGTCAGAACTTCATCTCATCCTCCTAGTACAACATCTGGCCCAACTTCAACCACATCTGTCAGCTTCACTACCACATCGAACCCTGTAACAACTACATTGCTTCCTATTTCTCCAACAACTAGCCACTTCACTACCACATCGGAGCCCGTCACTACCACATCTGGAACAACTTCTACCATATATGGCCCCTTCAATACCACATCGAACCCTGTCACAACTACATCTCTTCCTGTTTCTACAACAACTGGCCATTTCACTACCACATCAGACCCTGTCACTAACAAATCTGGAACACCTTCTACCACATCTGGCCCCTTCACTACCACATCGGACCCTGTTACGAATACATCTCTTCCTTTTACTACAACATCTGTCAGCTTCAATAACACATTGAACTCTGTAACAACTACATCTCTTCCTATTTCTACAACAACTGGCCACTTCACTACCACATCGGAGCCTGTCACTACCACATCTGGAACAACTTCTACCACATCTGGCCCCTTCACTACCACATCGGCCCCAGTCACAACTACATCTCTTCCTCCTACTACAACATCTGGCCCAACTTCAACCACATCTGGCCCCTTCACTAAcacatctcttcctctcacGACAACATCTGGACCAACTTCTACCAAATCTGGCCCCTTCACTACCACATCGGACCCTGTCACGACTACATCTCTTCCTCTTACTACCACATCTGTCAGCTTCACTACCACATCGAACCCTGTAACAACTACATTGCTTCCTATTTCTACAACAACTGGCCACTTCACTACCACATCGGAGCCCGTCACTAACAAATCTGGAACAACTTCTACCACATCTGGCCCCTTCACTACCACATCGGACCCTGTCACGACTACATCTCTTCCTCTTACTACCACATCTGTCAGCATCAATAACACATCGAACCCTGTAACAACTACGTTGCTTCCTATTTCCACAACAACTGGCCACTTCACTACCACATCGGAGCCCGTCACTACCACATCTGGAACAACTTCTTCCAAATCTGGCCACTTCACTACCACATCGAACCTGGTCACAACTACATCTCTCCCTCTCACTACAACATCTGGCCCATTCACTGCCACATCGGACCAAGTCACAACTACATCTCTCCCTCTCACTACAACATCTGCCCCCTTAACTGACACATCTCTTCCTGTTATTGCAACATCGGGTTCAACATCTACCACAACTGACACTGACACAactacatctcttcctctcacaaCAACATCCGGCTCCTTAACTACCACATCAGACCAAGTAACTGCATCGCTTCCTCTTACTACAACATATGGCCCCTTCACTACCACATCTCTTCCTGTCACAACAACATCAGGACCAAATTCTACCGAATCTGGCACCTTCACTACCACATCGGACCCTGTCAGAACTTCATCTCATCCTCCTAGTACAACATCTGGCCCAACTTCAACCACATCTGGCCCCTTGACTACCACATCAAACCCTGTCACAACTATATTGCTTCCTATTTCTACAACAACTGGCCACTTCACTACCACACCGGACCCTCTCACTAACAAATCTGGAACAACTTCTACCACATCTGGCACCTTCACTACCACATCGAACCTTGTCACAACTACAACTAATCCTCTCACTACAACATCTGCCCCCTTAACTAACACATCTCTTCCTGTTATTACGACATCTGGCTCAACATCTAGCATATTTGACACCTTCACTACCACATCAGACCAAGTAACTACATCGTTTCCTCTTACTACAACATCTGGCACCTTCACTAACACATCTCTTCTTCTCACGACAACATCTGGACCAACTTCTACCAAATCTGGCCCCTTCACTAACACATCTCTTCCTCTGACGACAACATCTGGACCAACTTCTACCAAATCTGGCCCCTTCACTACCATACCGGACACTGTCACAactacatctcttcctctcacaaCAACATCTGGCCCATTCACTGCCACATCGGACCAAGTCAAAACTACAGCTCTTCCTCTCACTACAACATCTGCCCCCGTAACTaacacatcacttcctgttattGCGACATCTGGCTCAACATCTAGCACACCTGACGCATTCACTACCATATCGGACACTGTCACAactacatctcttcctctcacaacaacatctggccccttcactaccgcatcacttcctgttattGCGACATCTGGCTCAACTTCTGCCACATCTGGCCCCTTCACTACCATATCGGACACTGTCACAactacatctcttcctctcacaaCAACATCTGGCCCATTCACTGCCTCATCGGACCAAGTCAAAACTACAGCTCTTCCTCTCACTACAACATCTGCCCCCGTAACTaacacatcacttcctgttattGCGACATCTGGCTCAACATCTAGCACATCTGACGCATTCACTACCATATCGGACACTGTCACAACTACATCTCTTCCTCTTACAACAACATCTGGCCCCTTCACTACCGCATCAGACCCGGTCACAACTACATCCCTTCCTCTCACTACAACATCTGCCCACTTAACCAACACATCTCTTTCTGTTACTGCGACATCTGGACCAACTTCTACCAAATCTGGCACCTTCACTACCACATCGGACCCTGTCACGACTACATCTCTTCCTCTTACCACCACATCTGTCAGCTTCACTACCACATCGAACCCTGTAACAACTACATTGCTTCCTATTTCTACAGCAACTGGCCACTTCACTACCACATCGGAGCCCGTCACTAACAAATCTGGAACAACTTCTACCACATCTGGCCCCTTCACTACCACATCGAACCCTGTCACAACTACATTGCTTCCTATTTCTACAACAGCTGGCCATTTCACTACCACATCAGACCCTGTCACTAACAAATCTGGAACACCTTCTACCACATCTGGCCCCTTCACTACCACATCGAACCCTGTAACAACTACATTGCTTCGTATTTCTACAACAGCTGGCCATTTCACTACCACATCTCTTCCTCTCAATAAAACATCTGGACCAACTTCTACCAGATCTGACCCCTTCACTACCACATCGAACCTTGTCACAACTACATCTAATCCTCTCACTACAACATCTGCCCCTTTAACTAACACATCTCTTTCTGTTACTGCGACATCTGGCTCAACAGCTAGCATATCTGACACCTTCACTACCACATCAGACCAGGTAACTACATCGTTTCCTCTTACTACAACATCTGGCCCATTCACTAAcacatctcttcctctcacGACAACATCTGCACCAACTTCGACCAAATCTGGACCCTTCACTACCACATCGAACCCGGTCACAACTACAATGCTTCCTCTTACTACAACATCTGGCCCCATCAATACCACATCTATTCCTCTCACAACTACATCTGGACCAACTTCCACCAAATCTGGCCCCTTCACTACCAAATCAGACCCTCTCAGAACTTCATCTCTTCCTCCTACTACAACATCTGGCCCAAATTCAACCACATCTGGCCCCTTCACTACCACATTGAACACTGTGACAACTACATCTGGACCAACTTCTACCAAATCTGGTGCCTTCACTACCACATCGGAGACTGTCACAACTACATCTCTCCCTCTCACTACAACATCTGCCCCCTTAACTGACACATCTCTTCCTGTTATTGCAACATCGGGTTCAACATCTACCACAACTGACACCGACACAACTacctctcttcctctcacaaCAACATCCGGCTCCTTAACTACCACATCAGACCAAGTAACTGCATTGCTTCCTCTTACTACAACATATGGCCCCTTCACTACCACATCTCTTCCTGTCACAACAAGATCAGGACCAAATTCTACCGAATCTGGCACCTTCACTACCACATCGGACCCTGTCAGAACTTCATCTCATCCTCCTAGTACAACATCTGGCCCAACTTCAACCACATCTGTCAGCTTCACTACCACATCGAACCCTGTAACAACTACATTGCTTCCTATTTCTCCAACAACTAGCCACTTCACTACCACATCGGAGCCCGTCACTACCACATCTGGAACAACTTCTACCATATATGGCCCCTTCAATACCACATCGAACCCTGTCACAACTACATCTCTTCCTGTTTCTACAACAACTGGCCATTTCACTACCACATCAGACCCTGTCACTAACAAATCTGGAACACCTTCTACCACATCTGGCCCCTTCACTACCACATCGGACCCTGTTACGAATACATCTCTTCCTTTTACTACAACATCTGTCAGCTTCAATAACACATTGAACTCTGTAACAACTACATCTCTTCCTATTTCTACAACAACTGGCCACTTCACTACCACATCGGAGCCTGTCACTACCACATCTGGAACAACTTCTACCACATCTGGCCCCTTCACTACCACATCGGCCCCAGTCACAACTACATCTCTTCCTCCTACTACAACATCTGGCCCAACTTCAACCACATCTGGCCCCTTCACTAAcacatctcttcctctcacGACAACATCTGGACCAACTTCTACCAAATCTGGCCCCTTCACTACCACATCGGACCCTGTCACGACTACATCTCTTCCTCTTACTACCACATCTGTCAGCTTCACTACCACATCGAACCCTGTAACAACTACATTGCTTCCTATTTCTACAACAACTGGCCACTTCACTACCACATCGGAGCCCGTCACTAACAAATCTGGAACAACTTCTACCACATCTGGCCCCTTCACTACCACATCGGACCCTGTCACGACTACATCTCTTCCTCTTACTACCACATCTGTCAGCATCAATAACACATCGAACCCTGTAACAACTACGTTGCTTCCTATTTCCACAACAACTGGCCACTTCACTACCACATCGGAGCCCGTCACTACCACATCTGGAACAACTTCTTCCAAATCTGGCCACTTCACTACCACATCGAACCTGGTCACAACTACATCTCTCCCTCTCACTACAACATCTGGCCCATTCACTGCCACATCGGACCAAGTCACAACTACATCTCTCCCTCTCACTACAACATCTGCCCCCTTAACTGACACATCTCTTCCTGTTATTGCAACATCGGGTTCAACATCTACCACAACTGACACTGACACAactacatctcttcctctcacaaCAACATCCGGCTCCTTAACTACCACATCAGACCAAGTAACTGCATCGCTTCCTCTTACTACAACATATGGCCCCTTCACTACCACATCTCTTCCTGTCACAACAACATCAGGACCAAATTCTACCGAATCTGGCACCTTCACTACCACATCGGACCCTGTCAGAACTTCATCTCATCCTCCTAGTACAACATCTGGCCCAACTTCAACCACATCTGGCCCCTTGACTACCACATCAAACCCTGTCACAACTATATTGCTTCCTATTTCTACAACAACTGGCCACTTCACTACCACACCGGACCCTCTCACTAACAAATCTGGAACAACTTCTACCACATCTGGCACCTTCACTACCACATCGAACCTTGTCACAACTACAACTAATCCTCTCACTACAACATCTGCCCCCTTAACTAACACATCTCTTCCTGTTATTACGACATCTGGCTCAACATCTAGCATATTTGACACCTTCACTACCACATCAGACCAAGTAACTACATCGTTTCCTCTTACTACAACATCTGGCACCTTCACTAACACATCTCTTCTTCTCACGACAACATCTGGACCAACTTCTACCAAATCTGGCCCCTTCACTAACACATCTCTTCCTCTGACGACAACATCTGGACCAACTTCTACCAAATCTGGCCCCTTCACTACCATACCGGACACTGTCACAactacatctcttcctctcacaaCAACATCTGGCCCATTCACTGCCACATCGGACCAAGTCAAAACTACAGCTCTTCCTCTCACTACAACATCTGCCCCCGTAACTaacacatcacttcctgttattGCGACATCTGGCTCAACATCTAGCACATCTGACGCATTCACTACCATATCGGACACTGTCACAactacatctcttcctctcacaacaacatctggccccttcactaccgcatcacttcctgttattGCGACATCTGGCTCAACTTCTGCCACATCTGGCCCCTTCACTACCATATCGGACACTGTCACAactacatctcttcctctcacaaCAACATCTGGCCCATTCACTGCCTCATCGGACCAAGTCAAAACTACAGCTCTTCCTCTCACTACAACATCTGCCCCCGTAACTaacacatcacttcctgttattGCGACATCTGGCTCAACATCTAGCACAGTTGATGCCTTCACTACCATATCGGACACTGTCACAactacatctcttcctctcacaacaacatctggccccttcactaccgcatcacttcctgttattGCGACATCTGGCTCAACTTCTACCACATCTGGCCCCTTCACTACCATATCGGACACTGTCACAactacatctcttcctctcacaaCAACATCTGGCCCATTCACTGCCACATCGGACCAAGTCAAAACTACAGCTCTTCCTCTCACTACGACATCTGCCCCCGTAACTAACACATCACTTACTGTTATTGCGACATCTGGCTCAACATCTAGCACATCTGACGCATTCACTACCATATCGGACACTGTCACAactacatctc
Proteins encoded:
- the LOC135932652 gene encoding mucin-19-like; translated protein: MSNTTTNGPPSTTPSATSGLPSTTHSTTDTTSGPPSTMPSTTSGAPSTTHYTTGTNTGPITTTPSTTSTAPSATNCTTDTTSGAPSTTLSGTGITSGPPSTMLSTTSVAPSTTQYTTSTTSGPLSITPSNTDTTSEAPRTTSSTTSGPPSTTHPSSGTTSGSPKTTHSTTGTTSGPPSTMLSTTSGAPSTTHYNTGTTSGQLSTTHSNTGTTSEAPTTTRFTTSGPPSTTMSNNGTTSEAPSTTSSTTSGPPSTTHPTSGTTSGSAKTTHSTTGRTFGPHSTTTFPLTTTSSLFTTTFLPPTTTSGPTSTTSGHFTTTSDTVTNTSLNISTTTGLFTTTSDPVTTTSGPTSTTSGPFTTTSDPVRTSSLPPTTTSGPTSTKSGPFTTTSDPVRTSSLPLTTTSAPLTDTSLPVIATSGSTSTTTDTDTTTSLPLTTTSGSLTTTSDQVTASFPLTTTYGPFTTTSLPVTTTSGPNSTESGTFTTTSDPVRTSSHPPSTTSGPTSTTSGPLTTTSNPVTTILLPISTTTGHFTTTPDPVTNKSGTTSTTSGTFTTTSTLVTTTSNPLTTTSGPVTNTSPPVIATSGSTSSTSDAFTTISDTVTTTSLPLTTTSDPFTTTSDPVTTTSLPLTTTSAPLTNTSLSVTATSGSTPSIFDTFTTTSDQVTTSFPLTTTSGTFTNTSLPLTTTSDPFTTTSDPVTTTSLPPTTTSGPFTTTSLPPTTTSGPTSTTSGPFTNTSLPLTTTSGPISTISGPFTTISDTVTTTSLPLTTTSGPFTATSDRVKTTALPLTTTSAPVTNTSLPVIAKSGSTSTTSGPFTTISDTVTTTSLPLTTTSGPLTATSDQVKTTALPLTTTSAPVTNTSLPVIATSGSTSSTSDAFTTISDTVTTTSLPLTTTSGPFTTASDPVTTTSLPLTTTSAHLTNTSLSVTATSGPTSTKSGTFTTTSDPVTTTSLPLTTTSVSFTTTSNPVTTTLLPISTATGHFTTTSEPVTNKSGTTSTTSGPFTTTSNPVTTTSLPISTTAGHFTTTSDPVTNKSGTPSTTSGPFTTTSNPVTTTLLRISTTAGHFTTTSLPLNKTSGPTSTRSDPFTTTSNLVTTTSNPLTTTSAPLTNTSLSVTATSGSTASISDTFTTTSDQVTTSFPLTTTSGPFTNTSLPLTTTSAPTSTKSGPFTTTSNPVTTTMLPLTTTSGPINTTSIPLTTTSGPTSTKSGPFTTKSDPLRTSSLPPTTTSGPNSTTSGPFTTTLNTVTTTSGPTSTKSGAFTTTSETVTTTSLPLTTTSAPLTDTSLPVIATSGSTSTTTDTDTTTSLPLTTTSGSLTTTSDQVTALLPLTTTYGPFTTTSLPVTTRSGPNSTESGTFTTTSDPVRTSSHPPSTTSGPTSTTSVSFTTTSNPVTTTLLPISPTTSHFTTTSEPVTTTSGTTSTIYGPFNTTSNPVTTTSLPVSTTTGHFTTTSDPVTNKSGTPSTTSGPFTTTSDPVTNTSLPFTTTSVSFNNTLNSVTTTSLPISTTTGHFTTTSEPVTTTSGTTSTTSGPFTTTSAPVTTTSLPPTTTSGPTSTTSGPFTNTSLPLTTTSGPTSTKSGPFTTTSDPVTTTSLPLTTTSVSFTTTSNPVTTTLLPISTTTGHFTTTSEPVTNKSGTTSTTSGPFTTTSDPVTTTSLPLTTTSVSINNTSNPVTTTLLPISTTTGHFTTTSEPVTTTSGTTSSKSGHFTTTSNLVTTTSLPLTTTSGPFTATSDQVTTTSLPLTTTSAPLTDTSLPVIATSGSTSTTTDTDTTTSLPLTTTSGSLTTTSDQVTASLPLTTTYGPFTTTSLPVTTTSGPNSTESGTFTTTSDPVRTSSHPPSTTSGPTSTTSGPLTTTSNPVTTILLPISTTTGHFTTTPDPLTNKSGTTSTTSGTFTTTSNLVTTTTNPLTTTSAPLTNTSLPVITTSGSTSSIFDTFTTTSDQVTTSFPLTTTSGTFTNTSLLLTTTSGPTSTKSGPFTNTSLPLTTTSGPTSTKSGPFTTIPDTVTTTSLPLTTTSGPFTATSDQVKTTALPLTTTSAPVTNTSLPVIATSGSTSSTPDAFTTISDTVTTTSLPLTTTSGPFTTASLPVIATSGSTSATSGPFTTISDTVTTTSLPLTTTSGPFTASSDQVKTTALPLTTTSAPVTNTSLPVIATSGSTSSTSDAFTTISDTVTTTSLPLTTTSGPFTTASDPVTTTSLPLTTTSAHLTNTSLSVTATSGPTSTKSGTFTTTSDPVTTTSLPLTTTSVSFTTTSNPVTTTLLPISTATGHFTTTSEPVTNKSGTTSTTSGPFTTTSNPVTTTLLPISTTAGHFTTTSDPVTNKSGTPSTTSGPFTTTSNPVTTTLLRISTTAGHFTTTSLPLNKTSGPTSTRSDPFTTTSNLVTTTSNPLTTTSAPLTNTSLSVTATSGSTASISDTFTTTSDQVTTSFPLTTTSGPFTNTSLPLTTTSAPTSTKSGPFTTTSNPVTTTMLPLTTTSGPINTTSIPLTTTSGPTSTKSGPFTTKSDPLRTSSLPPTTTSGPNSTTSGPFTTTLNTVTTTSGPTSTKSGAFTTTSETVTTTSLPLTTTSAPLTDTSLPVIATSGSTSTTTDTDTTTSLPLTTTSGSLTTTSDQVTALLPLTTTYGPFTTTSLPVTTRSGPNSTESGTFTTTSDPVRTSSHPPSTTSGPTSTTSVSFTTTSNPVTTTLLPISPTTSHFTTTSEPVTTTSGTTSTIYGPFNTTSNPVTTTSLPVSTTTGHFTTTSDPVTNKSGTPSTTSGPFTTTSDPVTNTSLPFTTTSVSFNNTLNSVTTTSLPISTTTGHFTTTSEPVTTTSGTTSTTSGPFTTTSAPVTTTSLPPTTTSGPTSTTSGPFTNTSLPLTTTSGPTSTKSGPFTTTSDPVTTTSLPLTTTSVSFTTTSNPVTTTLLPISTTTGHFTTTSEPVTNKSGTTSTTSGPFTTTSDPVTTTSLPLTTTSVSINNTSNPVTTTLLPISTTTGHFTTTSEPVTTTSGTTSSKSGHFTTTSNLVTTTSLPLTTTSGPFTATSDQVTTTSLPLTTTSAPLTDTSLPVIATSGSTSTTTDTDTTTSLPLTTTSGSLTTTSDQVTASLPLTTTYGPFTTTSLPVTTTSGPNSTESGTFTTTSDPVRTSSHPPSTTSGPTSTTSGPLTTTSNPVTTILLPISTTTGHFTTTPDPLTNKSGTTSTTSGTFTTTSNLVTTTTNPLTTTSAPLTNTSLPVITTSGSTSSIFDTFTTTSDQVTTSFPLTTTSGTFTNTSLLLTTTSGPTSTKSGPFTNTSLPLTTTSGPTSTKSGPFTTIPDTVTTTSLPLTTTSGPFTATSDQVKTTALPLTTTSAPVTNTSLPVIATSGSTSSTSDAFTTISDTVTTTSLPLTTTSGPFTTASLPVIATSGSTSATSGPFTTISDTVTTTSLPLTTTSGPFTASSDQVKTTALPLTTTSAPVTNTSLPVIATSGSTSSTVDAFTTISDTVTTTSLPLTTTSGPFTTASLPVIATSGSTSTTSGPFTTISDTVTTTSLPLTTTSGPFTATSDQVKTTALPLTTTSAPVTNTSLTVIATSGSTSSTSDAFTTISDTVTTTSLPLTTTSEPFTTTSDPVTTTSLPLTTTSAPLTNTSLSVTATSGSTPSIFDTFTTTSDQVTTSFPLTTTSGTFTNTSLPLTTTSGPTSTTSGPFTTTSDPVTTTYLPLTTTSVSINNTSNPVTTTLLPISTTTGHFTTTSEPVTTTSGTTSTKSGHFTTTSNLVTTTTFPLTTTSAPLTDTSLPVTTTSGSTSSTSDAFTTTSHTVTTTSLPLTTTSDPFTTTSDPVTSTSLNPTTTSGPFTTTSLPLTTTSGPTSTKSGCLTTTSTPATTTSLPLTTTSGTFTTTSAPVTTTSLPPTTTSGPTSTTSGPFTNTSLPLTTASGPTSTKSGPFTTIPDTVTTTSLPLTTTSGPFTATSDQVKTTALPLTTTSAPVTNTSLPVIATSGSTSSTSDAFTTISDTVTTTSLPLTTTSGPFTTASLPVIATSGSTSTTSGPFTTISDTVTTTSLPLTTTSGPFATASLPVIATSGSTSSTSDEFTTISDTVTTTSLPLTTTSGPFTTASDPVTTTSLPLTTTSAALTNTSLSVTATSGSTASIFDTFTTTSDQVTTSFPLTTTSGTFTNTSLHLTTTSGPTSTKSGPFTTTSDPVTTTSLPLTTTSVSFTTTSNPVTTTLLPISTTTGPFTTTSEHVTNKSGTTSTTSGPFTTTSDPVTTTSLPLTTTSVSFNNTSNPVTTTLLPISTTTGHFTTTSEPVTTTSGTTSSKSGHFTTTSNLVTTTTLPLTTTSAPLTDTSLPVTTTSGSTSSTSDAFTTTSHTVTTTSLPLTTTSGPFTTTSDPVTSTSLPPTTTSGPFTTTSLPLTTTSGPTSTKSGRLTTTSTPATTTSLPLTTTSGTFTTTSAPVTTTSLPPTITSGPTSTTSGPFTNTSLPLTTTSGPTSTKSGPFTTIPDTVTTTSLPLTTTSGPFTATSDQVKTTALPLTTTSAPVTNTSLPVIATSGSTSSTSDAFTTISDTVTTTSLPLTTTSGPFTTASLAVIATSGSTSTTSGPFTTISDTVTTTSLPLTTKSGPFTATSDRVKTTALPLTTTSAPVTNTSLTVIATSGSTSSTSDAFTTISDTVTTTSLPLTTTSDPFTTTSDPVTTTSLPLTTTSAPLTNTSLSVTATSGSTPSIFDTFTTTSDQVTTSFPLTTTSGTFTNTSLLLTTTSGPTSTTSGPFTTTSDPVTTTYLPLTTTSVSINNTSNPVTTTLLPISTTTGHFTTTSEPVTTTSGTTSTKSGHFTTTSNLVTTTTLPLTTTSAPLTDTSLPVTTTSGSTFSTSDAFTTTSHTVTTTSLPLTTTSGPFTTTSDPVTSTSLNPTTTSGPFTTTSLPLTTTSGPTSTKSGCLTTTSTPATTTSLPHTTTSGTFTTTSAPVTTTSLPPTTTSGPTSTTSGPFTNTSLPLTTASGPTSTKSGPFTTIPDTVTTTSLPLTTTSGPFTATSDQVKTTALPLTTTSAPNNIWPLRYRITSCYCDIWLNI